From the genome of Scytonema hofmannii PCC 7110, one region includes:
- a CDS encoding trifunctional serine/threonine-protein kinase/ATP-binding protein/sensor histidine kinase, producing the protein MWGAFPWQIISKNKRSLSLTDDVVEFMASQLQKLPPATQNVLKLAACIGNQFDLATLAIVSEQTELEIATILWKALQEGLVIPLNQVYKFYQDSSLVIGHLSLENSEQKTIYKFLHDRVQQAAYSLIPKDEKQPVHLKIGRLLLNKTPEAKREERIFEIVGQLNMAIELMTQLTERQALAQFNWIASCKAKAATAYAVALEYANVGIRLLNEALWQNQYKLTLALHQVATEVAYLSGDLEQMETFANKVLSYAKTPLDRVSVYEVKIEAFTAQGQLADAIAAALTILQQLGVELPADPKQEDVAAAFQSVSDAIGDRLPAELLDLPETTDENVLAVARILTSAAPSAYLFEPLLYILVVLRKVYLSVVYGNGPTSTFGYVSYGILMCGAIKNLELGYEFGQLALDLLSHIQNSELTAKIFCLVYSFIRHWKMHLRETLHPLQNAYASGLDVGDLAFAGYSTHVYGFYSYYAGQNLTQLELEIAEYCEALKHLKQTVALAYCQLLRQVLLNLMGHGDDVVTLSGVAYNEQHQVIFYEATGDRNGLAFLWINKLVLSYLFSRFALAADSAEQARQHLDTVSAYIHVPIFHFYESLTYLALLPQCSATEQQQMGERIAANQAKLKDWAIHAPMNFQHKYDLVEAERYRVLGQRGEAIEYYDRAIAGAKEHGYIQEEALANELAAKFYLEWGKARIAQDYMIEAYYGYARWGSPAKIADLEQRYPKLLTSILQQERSALWLKETVFAGSIVTSTSSSSSVSNYLDLSAILKASQTLSGEIELDKLLSTLLHTVIQTAGADKCVLMVLEEDCLMVQASAKLVSLQEKRVFQIDSHVQQTPQPLQESCEVPISPINTVKRSLQSLVITNATEHPQFAIDPYIERQQPKSILCSPILHQGKLLGILYLENNLATGAFTRDRVELLNLLCAQAAISLENARLYQQAQQALVDLQHAQLQIVQSEKMSALGNLVAGVAHEINNPVGFIAGNLQPALDYIKDTFGLIDLYQQEYPNPSKEIQDEMEAIDWEYIREDLPKLVDSMKLGVQRIRDISTSLRTFSRTDKDYKVPFNLHEGIDSTILILKHRLKASESRPAIEVVKNYDHLPPIECFPGQLNQVFMNILANAIDSLEESFVKYKVSSANKKIPTITIRTYLTSSCSAQQMTHPRDNSVVIQIQDNGIGMTDEVKQKIFEHLFTTKAVGKGTGLGLAIARQIVVEKHNGKLSVNSVLGQGTEFCIELPA; encoded by the coding sequence ATGTGGGGGGCGTTTCCTTGGCAAATTATCTCAAAGAACAAGCGATCGCTCTCACTCACCGATGACGTAGTAGAATTCATGGCGTCGCAGTTGCAGAAGTTGCCACCAGCAACCCAGAACGTTCTCAAATTAGCCGCTTGTATTGGCAATCAGTTTGATTTAGCAACACTGGCAATTGTTTCCGAACAAACTGAACTAGAAATTGCAACAATCTTATGGAAAGCACTACAGGAAGGCTTAGTGATTCCTTTAAATCAAGTGTATAAATTTTATCAAGATTCATCATTGGTCATTGGTCATTTATCATTAGAAAATAGCGAACAAAAAACAATTTATAAATTTTTGCACGATCGCGTCCAACAAGCAGCGTATTCCCTAATTCCCAAAGATGAGAAACAACCCGTTCACTTGAAGATTGGACGGTTGCTTCTGAACAAGACGCCCGAAGCCAAGCGGGAAGAACGGATTTTTGAAATAGTGGGTCAACTCAACATGGCAATTGAGTTAATGACCCAATTAACAGAACGTCAAGCCCTAGCCCAGTTCAATTGGATAGCCAGCTGTAAGGCAAAAGCAGCCACCGCCTACGCCGTCGCCCTTGAGTATGCTAATGTAGGCATTCGTTTACTGAATGAAGCCCTTTGGCAAAATCAATATAAGTTAACCCTAGCACTCCATCAAGTTGCCACAGAAGTTGCCTATCTGAGCGGCGATTTAGAGCAGATGGAAACCTTTGCTAATAAAGTTTTAAGCTACGCGAAAACTCCCTTAGATCGAGTTAGCGTGTATGAGGTCAAGATTGAAGCATTTACTGCTCAGGGGCAGTTGGCGGACGCCATCGCTGCAGCACTGACCATTTTACAGCAATTGGGTGTGGAACTGCCAGCAGATCCCAAGCAGGAGGACGTTGCAGCTGCTTTTCAATCCGTCTCGGATGCCATTGGAGATCGCTTACCTGCTGAGTTACTCGACCTCCCAGAAACTACGGATGAGAACGTTTTAGCAGTGGCACGAATTCTAACGTCAGCAGCACCTAGTGCTTATCTGTTTGAACCACTGTTATATATACTTGTAGTCTTAAGAAAAGTTTATCTTTCTGTTGTATATGGCAATGGACCAACCTCAACTTTTGGTTATGTCAGCTATGGGATATTGATGTGTGGTGCCATCAAAAATTTGGAATTGGGTTATGAATTTGGTCAGTTAGCCCTCGATCTGTTATCACATATACAAAATTCAGAACTTACGGCAAAAATATTCTGCCTAGTCTATTCATTCATAAGACATTGGAAAATGCATTTGCGTGAGACATTACACCCCTTACAGAACGCTTATGCTAGTGGGTTAGATGTGGGCGATTTGGCTTTCGCAGGCTACTCTACTCACGTCTACGGATTTTACTCTTATTACGCAGGGCAAAACTTAACGCAACTGGAGTTGGAAATTGCCGAATACTGTGAAGCTCTCAAGCACCTAAAGCAAACTGTAGCTTTAGCCTATTGCCAGTTGCTTCGACAAGTCTTACTCAATCTGATGGGACATGGAGATGACGTTGTGACCTTGAGTGGTGTTGCTTACAACGAACAGCACCAGGTGATATTTTATGAAGCAACGGGCGATCGCAATGGATTAGCTTTTCTATGGATTAACAAACTGGTCTTGTCTTATCTGTTTTCAAGGTTTGCACTAGCTGCAGACTCGGCAGAACAAGCAAGACAGCATTTGGATACCGTCTCTGCTTATATACACGTACCCATCTTTCATTTCTATGAATCTTTAACCTACTTAGCATTATTACCGCAATGCTCAGCCACAGAACAGCAGCAAATGGGGGAACGCATCGCTGCTAACCAAGCGAAACTCAAGGACTGGGCAATTCATGCACCGATGAATTTCCAGCATAAATACGATCTAGTGGAAGCAGAGCGGTATCGAGTTTTAGGTCAGCGAGGGGAAGCAATTGAATACTACGATCGCGCCATCGCTGGAGCCAAAGAACACGGTTACATCCAGGAAGAAGCCCTTGCCAACGAACTAGCAGCAAAGTTCTACTTGGAGTGGGGCAAAGCGAGAATCGCTCAAGACTATATGATTGAAGCTTACTATGGCTATGCCCGTTGGGGCAGCCCAGCCAAAATTGCCGATCTCGAACAACGCTATCCCAAACTGCTGACCTCCATCCTCCAGCAAGAGCGTTCTGCCCTGTGGCTCAAAGAAACCGTCTTTGCTGGGAGTATAGTGACTTCCACTAGTTCCAGTAGCAGTGTCTCGAATTACCTCGATCTATCTGCCATTCTCAAAGCCTCCCAAACCCTTTCTGGTGAAATCGAATTAGATAAACTTCTTTCTACTTTGCTGCACACCGTCATCCAAACAGCAGGAGCAGATAAGTGCGTGTTAATGGTGTTAGAAGAAGATTGTCTCATGGTGCAGGCATCGGCAAAGCTAGTGTCTTTGCAAGAAAAAAGAGTCTTCCAGATTGATTCTCATGTGCAACAAACTCCACAGCCTCTCCAAGAGAGTTGCGAAGTCCCAATCAGTCCGATCAACACGGTCAAACGCAGCTTACAATCCTTGGTCATTACCAACGCCACAGAGCATCCTCAGTTTGCTATTGACCCTTATATTGAAAGGCAACAGCCCAAGAGCATTTTGTGTAGCCCGATTTTACATCAAGGCAAGTTACTTGGCATATTGTACCTGGAAAATAATTTGGCAACTGGAGCTTTTACTCGCGATCGCGTCGAACTACTCAATCTGCTTTGCGCTCAAGCCGCCATTTCTTTAGAAAATGCTCGACTGTATCAACAAGCGCAACAAGCATTGGTTGACTTACAACACGCCCAACTTCAGATTGTCCAAAGTGAAAAGATGTCTGCACTGGGCAATTTGGTAGCAGGAGTCGCTCATGAAATTAACAACCCGGTTGGTTTTATTGCTGGCAATTTGCAACCGGCTTTGGATTATATCAAAGATACCTTTGGCTTGATTGATTTGTATCAGCAGGAATATCCCAATCCCAGCAAGGAAATTCAAGATGAGATGGAAGCCATTGACTGGGAGTATATCCGCGAAGATTTGCCCAAATTAGTTGACTCCATGAAACTGGGCGTGCAACGTATTCGTGATATCAGTACCAGTTTGCGAACTTTCTCCAGAACGGATAAAGATTACAAGGTTCCGTTCAATCTTCATGAAGGGATTGATAGTACCATCTTGATTCTCAAACATCGCCTCAAAGCTTCAGAATCCCGTCCCGCCATTGAGGTGGTGAAAAACTATGACCATCTCCCACCAATTGAATGTTTTCCCGGACAACTCAATCAGGTGTTTATGAATATTTTAGCAAATGCCATTGATTCACTGGAAGAGTCATTTGTCAAGTATAAAGTGTCATCGGCAAACAAGAAAATTCCAACAATTACAATTCGCACCTACTTAACAAGCAGTTGTAGTGCTCAACAGATGACTCATCCCAGGGATAACAGCGTTGTCATTCAGATTCAGGATAATGGTATTGGTATGACCGATGAGGTAAAACAGAAGATTTTCGAGCATCTGTTTACCACCAAAGCCGTTGGTAAAGGTACGGGATTGGGACTGGCGATCGCTCGTCAAATTGTAGTAGAAAAGCACAATGGCAAATTGAGTGTGAACTCAGTTCTGGGTCAGGGAACGGAATTTTGTATTGAACTTCCAGCGTAA
- a CDS encoding DUF4058 family protein, translating to MPSPFPGMKPYLEQSAFWSSFHTRLLVAIADTVAPQLRPKYYIEVETRTYQDSESDEVLVGVPDATVLKSSSSHPAREKLQSETGLTLTQKRPQSIALPMPITVKERYLEVREIGSDTVITVIEVLSPKNKQKGSGRTAYEKKRGRVLGSLSHLIEIDLLRAHSPMTMLGKVQPTDYRIVVSRSPQRPKADLYGFNLPEPIPSFPLPLSLSDEELSVDLQPIVDGVCERAGYNDRIDYSQPVPPPKLSQANQQWVEELLAPIRGGNGASR from the coding sequence ATGCCCTCACCATTTCCGGGGATGAAGCCTTATCTGGAACAGTCTGCTTTTTGGTCTTCATTTCATACTCGGCTTTTGGTCGCAATCGCCGATACAGTTGCACCTCAGTTGCGCCCAAAGTATTACATTGAAGTCGAAACTCGCACTTACCAAGACTCTGAGAGCGATGAGGTTTTAGTTGGAGTTCCAGATGCTACAGTCCTTAAAAGCAGTTCATCTCATCCAGCCAGAGAGAAACTTCAGTCAGAAACAGGACTTACCCTAACTCAAAAGCGTCCGCAGTCAATAGCGCTACCTATGCCCATAACCGTAAAAGAGCGGTATTTGGAAGTCCGAGAAATAGGCAGTGATACTGTAATTACCGTCATTGAAGTGTTATCGCCCAAAAATAAACAAAAAGGTTCGGGTAGAACCGCCTATGAAAAGAAACGGGGGCGGGTTTTAGGAAGCCTTTCGCATCTGATCGAAATTGACCTACTACGCGCTCACTCACCAATGACCATGTTAGGTAAAGTACAGCCAACAGACTACCGTATCGTTGTGAGTCGAAGTCCACAACGACCCAAAGCTGACTTATATGGCTTCAATCTACCCGAACCAATTCCCAGTTTTCCTTTGCCGCTTTCGTTGTCAGATGAAGAATTGAGCGTTGATTTGCAGCCAATTGTTGATGGCGTATGCGAGCGAGCTGGGTATAACGATCGCATTGATTACAGCCAACCAGTTCCACCTCCTAAATTATCACAAGCCAACCAACAGTGGGTTGAGGAATTATTAGCACCGATTCGAGGTGGAAATGGCGCGTCCAGATAG
- a CDS encoding sensor histidine kinase, translating into MLDLAKIEARKLELYPGDVYFPALLEGIAEMMRVRANQKGIAFTYQPDSDLPTGITVDEKRLRSIGHLSQYYVSMQIIFRLKRFKHFLNLFNLNS; encoded by the coding sequence GTGCTTGACCTCGCTAAAATCGAAGCTAGGAAATTGGAATTGTATCCGGGCGACGTATATTTCCCGGCGTTGCTCGAAGGTATTGCTGAAATGATGCGCGTGCGTGCTAATCAAAAAGGAATTGCCTTCACTTATCAACCTGATTCTGATTTGCCCACTGGGATTACAGTCGATGAAAAACGCTTGCGCAGTATCGGCCATTTGTCACAGTACTACGTCAGTATGCAGATAATTTTCAGATTGAAAAGATTCAAACATTTCTTGAATCTTTTCAACCTAAATAGTTAA
- a CDS encoding GNAT family N-acetyltransferase → MISLPAECGLRKATSEDIWSIRLLVLRATLDPTQIRWQQFWVIECNEQIVACGQLRNFSGVQELGSLVVLPAWRGRGLGTVLTQHLINQATLPLYLECLGQQLAQFYSRFSFTPVGFENLPPSLKRKFGLSQLGKKLIRIPVVYMHYQSNSDQ, encoded by the coding sequence ATGATTTCTTTACCAGCAGAATGTGGTCTTCGCAAAGCAACATCTGAAGATATTTGGTCGATTCGGTTACTGGTACTGAGAGCAACCCTTGACCCTACTCAAATAAGATGGCAGCAATTTTGGGTCATAGAATGCAATGAGCAAATAGTGGCTTGCGGACAACTCCGCAACTTTTCTGGGGTACAAGAACTTGGGAGCTTAGTCGTTTTACCTGCATGGAGAGGTCGCGGTTTGGGAACTGTTTTGACACAACATCTGATTAATCAAGCAACTTTGCCACTTTATTTGGAATGCTTGGGTCAGCAATTAGCTCAGTTTTACAGCCGCTTTAGCTTTACCCCAGTCGGTTTTGAAAATTTACCCCCATCCCTCAAACGTAAGTTCGGTTTATCTCAACTGGGGAAGAAGCTAATAAGAATTCCTGTTGTGTATATGCACTACCAAAGTAACAGTGACCAGTGA
- a CDS encoding DUF4278 domain-containing protein, with translation MRLNYRGSSYTSTSQNIETVISDISAQFLGQTYQIRRAVQPSRFQSSVSLQFRGSLYFKALS, from the coding sequence ATGCGCCTAAATTATCGTGGGTCATCATACACTTCTACTTCCCAAAATATTGAGACTGTGATTTCTGATATTTCTGCTCAGTTTCTCGGACAAACTTATCAAATTCGTCGTGCAGTTCAACCTTCGAGATTTCAATCGAGTGTCAGTCTCCAGTTTCGTGGCTCTTTGTATTTCAAAGCTTTATCATGA
- a CDS encoding tetratricopeptide repeat protein, whose amino-acid sequence MNKKFILFTLSLLITIGLFTYPTKLFGQVMANEPSSISARETHPSVPLLKNLGNHHYSISTSSKLAQRYFDQGLVLAYGFNHAMAVRSFQEATKLDPNCAMCYWGLALVQGPNINAPMDAKAIPSVSQALQKAVELSKNVSEKEQAYINALTKRYASQPIEDRKPLDIAYANAMREVQKRYPNDLEAATLFAEALMDTMPWNYWTRDGKPNPGTNELLATLDSILKRNPNHPGALHLHIHAVEASPHPERGVTSADRLRNLVPSAGHLVHMPGHIYIRVGRYHDAVVANQKAIAADKQSMSLTPCHTKGLYELGYVPHNYHFLLAGAMMGGEGTLAIQTARETSAIADHQVMRQPGFGTLQHYYALPLYTLTKFGKWDEILKEPTPDADLMYPNGVWHYARGMAFTAKGQLKQATEELEKVKAIAADPALEKVTVWDINSTVSLMKIASEVLAGELAAKQKNYTQAIAHLKTAVSLEDNLRYDEPASWYSPVRQSLGAVLLEANRIQEAETIYREDLEHYPENGWSLLGLTKSLDAQGKTKEARSVQQRFEKAWKYADIKLVTSRV is encoded by the coding sequence ATGAACAAAAAGTTTATTTTATTTACTTTGTCTTTGCTAATCACAATTGGATTGTTTACATATCCTACTAAGCTGTTTGGTCAAGTCATGGCAAACGAACCTAGTAGCATTTCTGCGCGAGAGACTCATCCCTCAGTACCTCTTCTGAAGAATCTTGGCAATCACCATTATTCCATATCAACTAGCTCAAAACTTGCCCAACGCTACTTTGACCAGGGGCTTGTCCTAGCTTATGGATTCAATCATGCTATGGCAGTACGCTCCTTTCAAGAAGCAACAAAGTTAGATCCTAATTGTGCAATGTGTTATTGGGGACTCGCACTTGTACAAGGACCGAATATTAACGCCCCCATGGATGCAAAAGCCATCCCGTCAGTATCTCAAGCATTGCAAAAAGCAGTTGAGTTGAGCAAAAATGTCAGTGAGAAGGAACAGGCTTATATTAACGCCTTAACAAAGCGTTACGCTTCACAACCCATTGAAGACCGCAAGCCTTTGGATATTGCCTACGCCAATGCAATGCGAGAAGTACAAAAACGCTATCCAAATGATTTAGAGGCTGCAACTCTATTTGCTGAAGCTTTAATGGACACAATGCCTTGGAATTATTGGACAAGGGATGGAAAACCTAACCCAGGAACAAATGAACTTCTTGCCACTTTGGATTCTATCTTAAAGCGCAATCCCAATCATCCTGGTGCTCTCCACTTACATATTCATGCTGTTGAAGCATCTCCCCATCCTGAACGTGGGGTAACCAGTGCAGATCGTCTCCGCAATTTAGTTCCAAGTGCTGGACATTTAGTGCATATGCCCGGTCATATTTACATTCGAGTTGGGCGGTATCATGATGCCGTTGTCGCCAACCAAAAAGCCATTGCGGCTGACAAGCAATCCATGTCCTTGACTCCATGTCATACCAAAGGGCTTTACGAGTTGGGTTACGTACCCCATAACTACCACTTCCTTTTAGCAGGCGCTATGATGGGAGGAGAAGGTACATTAGCAATTCAAACAGCCCGTGAGACATCGGCAATTGCCGATCACCAAGTGATGCGGCAACCTGGATTCGGAACTTTACAGCATTATTACGCGTTACCACTGTATACTTTAACAAAGTTTGGTAAGTGGGATGAGATTCTCAAAGAACCGACACCAGATGCAGACCTGATGTATCCCAATGGCGTTTGGCATTATGCACGGGGAATGGCGTTTACTGCAAAAGGTCAACTGAAGCAAGCTACAGAGGAATTAGAAAAAGTAAAAGCTATTGCTGCTGACCCCGCTTTGGAGAAGGTCACAGTTTGGGATATTAATTCCACTGTCAGTTTGATGAAAATTGCCTCTGAAGTTTTAGCGGGTGAACTTGCAGCAAAACAGAAGAATTATACACAAGCGATCGCTCACTTGAAAACTGCTGTTTCATTAGAAGATAATCTCAGATATGATGAACCTGCAAGTTGGTACTCTCCTGTTCGGCAATCATTGGGAGCCGTTTTGCTTGAGGCTAACCGCATACAAGAAGCTGAAACTATATATCGGGAAGATTTAGAACACTATCCTGAAAATGGTTGGTCGCTTTTGGGGTTGACAAAAAGCTTAGATGCACAAGGTAAGACAAAAGAAGCACGCTCGGTGCAACAGCGATTCGAGAAGGCTTGGAAGTATGCTGATATCAAGCTTGTTACTTCACGAGTCTGA
- a CDS encoding glutathione S-transferase family protein — protein sequence MKLYYIPTTRAVRPRWLLEEMGISYDLVQVNMNMTKQPEYQKLHPHGKVPVLIDGEVTIFESTAICAYLADKYLTFGFAPSPDSPQRAYYYQWLFYASVTLEPPVEHFMFNVLPNLPEKLLPEKVRFGASSDESLQWLTELPNL from the coding sequence ATGAAACTCTATTACATTCCCACAACACGAGCGGTTCGTCCTCGATGGCTCCTAGAAGAGATGGGTATTTCCTACGATCTGGTTCAAGTCAACATGAATATGACAAAGCAACCAGAATATCAAAAATTACATCCCCATGGGAAAGTTCCTGTTTTGATAGATGGAGAAGTTACAATCTTTGAGTCTACTGCCATTTGTGCTTACCTTGCTGATAAATACCTAACTTTTGGGTTTGCTCCTTCTCCAGACAGTCCTCAAAGAGCTTATTACTACCAATGGCTGTTTTATGCTTCCGTTACTCTCGAACCTCCCGTGGAGCATTTTATGTTCAATGTTTTACCGAACTTGCCAGAAAAACTACTGCCAGAAAAAGTGCGGTTTGGAGCTTCATCTGATGAATCTCTACAATGGTTAACCGAGTTGCCCAACCTTTAA
- a CDS encoding glutathione binding-like protein, whose protein sequence is MVNRVAQPLREALANNNYLIGNQFSTADIVTGGVLLWAKKLGMLVTNDSLTQYIDHLMQRPALIRADEDFYAKIPQKQ, encoded by the coding sequence ATGGTTAACCGAGTTGCCCAACCTTTAAGAGAAGCGCTAGCTAATAACAACTATTTAATAGGCAACCAATTTAGCACAGCTGATATCGTGACTGGAGGAGTTCTGCTATGGGCTAAGAAGTTAGGAATGCTTGTTACAAACGACTCCCTTACTCAATACATTGACCATTTGATGCAAAGACCAGCCCTCATACGAGCAGATGAAGATTTTTATGCCAAAATCCCTCAAAAACAGTAA